One part of the Arabidopsis thaliana chromosome 1 sequence genome encodes these proteins:
- the LpxC2 gene encoding UDP-3-O-acyl N-acetylglycosamine deacetylase family protein (UDP-3-O-acyl N-acetylglycosamine deacetylase family protein; BEST Arabidopsis thaliana protein match is: UDP-3-O-acyl N-acetylglycosamine deacetylase family protein (TAIR:AT1G25054.1).), with product MLQIRIKKAKSAIRSHLFIGKDLALLLEIISDPAFYPIEVCKSKYPPTSVPHGFSAKDPPSLNFSVHHNVPIIIKPVQASGDPNIVEVDSIFASGGSTCVSPRIAVLIKAVVNSVKSLYFNR from the exons ATGCTTCAGATCCGCATTAAAAAAGctaa ATCTGCTATCCGCAGTCATCTGTTCATAGGAAAAg atCTGGCTTTACTTTTAGAGATTATCTCAGATCCAGCCTTTTACCCAATTGAAG TGTGCAAAAGTAAGTACCCCCCCACCTCTGTTCCTCACGGTTTTTCTGCAAAGGACCCACCCTCCTTGAACTTCAGCGTCCATCACAATGtccccatcatcatcaaacctGTACAAGCCAGTGGCGATCCTAACATTGTAGAAGTTGATAGCATTTTTGCAAGTGGAGGGAGCACTTGTGTTTCTCCACGTATTGCTGTCTTGATTAAAGCGGTTGTCAACTCTGTAAAGTCCCTCTACTTCAATAG GTAG
- a CDS encoding F-box family protein (F-box family protein; CONTAINS InterPro DOMAIN/s: F-box domain, cyclin-like (InterPro:IPR001810), F-box domain, Skp2-like (InterPro:IPR022364), F-box associated domain, type 1 (InterPro:IPR006527), F-box associated interaction domain (InterPro:IPR017451); BEST Arabidopsis thaliana protein match is: F-box family protein (TAIR:AT1G25150.1); Has 30201 Blast hits to 17322 proteins in 780 species: Archae - 12; Bacteria - 1396; Metazoa - 17338; Fungi - 3422; Plants - 5037; Viruses - 0; Other Eukaryotes - 2996 (source: NCBI BLink).) — translation MRRRRCDLQPKRTRMCDLQPKRTSMCDLPPKLVGEKILTRIPITSLRAVRSTCKLWNALTKDRVLGKAAAQFLGFMTMDSKVCSVRFHLRRSKEEEEDTMDLSIKQVDLLNQVEISRVYHCDGLLLCVAKDNSRVVVWNPYLGQTRWIRPRTESNIGDSYALGYDINRNHKILRMVQTRNVSVYRYEIYDLRSNSWRVLEVTPNGEMDPNHPLYGVSVKGNTYFFAHEDSSSGEIDEDGDIIDLEDFLLCFDFTTETFGLRLPLPFHSTIDATVTLSCVRDQQLAVLYHNEGLHSDDRFTTVEFWVTTSIEPNSVSWSKFLTVDMRPLALTGVRFDNDMGATFFIDEDEKVAVVFDLDGYLSTESARYHTAFISGKDGFFKPVTLGVAPNVGEPCPRTGHIPTTYRPPLVCSSTYLPSLVQVNQQRKRKERHV, via the coding sequence atgaggaggaggaggtgcgATCTTCAACCGAAGAGAACGAGAATGTGCGATCTTCAACCGAAGAGAACGAGTATGTGCGATCTTCCACCGAAGCTGGTAGGGGAGAAGATCCTCACGAGGATTCCGATAACATCTCTGAGAGCGGTGCGATCCACTTGCAAATTATGGAACGCTTTAACCAAAGATCGGGTTCTGGGTAAAGCAGCGGCGCAGTTTTTGGGGTTTATGACGATGGATTCAAAGGTCTGTTCAGTTAGATTCCATCTCCGTCGCAgcaaggaggaagaagaagacacgaTGGATCTATCTATAAAGCAGGTAGATTTGCTTAATCAAGTCGAGATATCTAGAGTGTATCACTGCGACGGCTTGTTGTTATGCGTGGCTAAGGACAACTCGAGGGTCGTGGTTTGGAACCCTTATTTGGGGCAAACAAGATGGATCAGACCCAGAACAGAATCCAACATAGGAGACAGCTATGCTCTTGGATACGACATCAACCGTaaccacaaaatcttgaggaTGGTGCAGACAAGAAACGTTTCCGTTTACAGGTACGAAATCTACGACTTGCGCTCTAATTCATGGAGGGTTCTCGAGGTCACTCCCAACGGGGAAATGGACCCTAATCATCCCCTCTACGGCGTTTCTGTGAAGGGAAATACCTACTTTTTTGCGCATGAGGATAGCAGCAGTGGTGAAATTGATGAAGATGGCGACATAATCGATCTTGAAGatttcttactctgttttgattttacaacaGAGACATTTGGTCTGCGTCTGCCTCTTCCGTTTCACTCTACTATCGATGCGACTGTGACCCTCTCTTGTGTTAGAGACCAGCAGCTCGCGGTGCTATATCATAATGAGGGTCTTCACAGTGATGATCGGTTTACCACAGTTGAGTTTTGGGTTACTACTAGTATTGAGCCCAACTCTGTGTCCTGGAGCAAGTTTTTGACAGTGGATATGAGACCATTGGCACTCACTGGTGTTCGGTTTGACAATGATATGGGTGCCACCTTCTTCATTGACGAGGATGAGAAAGTCGCTGTGGTTTTCGATCTAGACGGATACCTAAGCACCGAGAGCGCTCGTTACCACACCGCTTTTATCAGTGGAAAGGATGGATTCTTTAAACCTGTGACTCTAGGAGTAGCTCCCAATGTCGGGGAACCTTGTCCCAGAACCGGGCATATTCCGACTACATATCGTCCCCCGCTTGTCTGCTCGTCTACTTACCTTCCGAGTTTAGTGCAAGTCAACCAACAGcgcaaaaggaaagaaagacaTGTTTAG
- the LpxC2 gene encoding UDP-3-O-acyl N-acetylglycosamine deacetylase family protein (UDP-3-O-acyl N-acetylglycosamine deacetylase family protein; BEST Arabidopsis thaliana protein match is: UDP-3-O-acyl N-acetylglycosamine deacetylase family protein (TAIR:AT1G25054.1).) translates to MLQIRIKKAKSAIRSHLFIGKDLALLLEIISDPAFYPIEVCKSKYPPTSVPHGFSAKDPPSLNFSVHHNVPIIIKPVQASGDPNIVEVDSIFASGGSTCVSPRIAVLIKAVVNSVKSLYFNRYGK, encoded by the exons ATGCTTCAGATCCGCATTAAAAAAGctaa ATCTGCTATCCGCAGTCATCTGTTCATAGGAAAAg atCTGGCTTTACTTTTAGAGATTATCTCAGATCCAGCCTTTTACCCAATTGAAG TGTGCAAAAGTAAGTACCCCCCCACCTCTGTTCCTCACGGTTTTTCTGCAAAGGACCCACCCTCCTTGAACTTCAGCGTCCATCACAATGtccccatcatcatcaaacctGTACAAGCCAGTGGCGATCCTAACATTGTAGAAGTTGATAGCATTTTTGCAAGTGGAGGGAGCACTTGTGTTTCTCCACGTATTGCTGTCTTGATTAAAGCGGTTGTCAACTCTGTAAAGTCCCTCTACTTCAATAGGTATGGTAAATGA
- a CDS encoding uncharacterized protein (unknown protein; BEST Arabidopsis thaliana protein match is: unknown protein (TAIR:AT1G25025.1); Has 6812 Blast hits to 2172 proteins in 306 species: Archae - 0; Bacteria - 350; Metazoa - 1330; Fungi - 775; Plants - 255; Viruses - 55; Other Eukaryotes - 4047 (source: NCBI BLink).) has protein sequence MSCQRGIPPDTQRHRAARQLTRPKYPASRSVSSSSSAHPSQAARQLSRPKQLVSRPVSSSSSAHPSQAARQLSPPKYPASRSVSNSSSAHPSQAARQLTRPKYPASRSVSSSSSAHPSQADRQLTRLKQLVSSPLRSIPPAGPSQAARQLTRLNQLVSSPLRSIPPAGPSQTARQLTRPKYPASRFVSSSSSAHPSQAARQLTRLKQLVSSPVSSSSSAHPYQAARQLTRPKYLVCPSILSNSFTRPSEVSLRPARPK, from the coding sequence ATGTCTTGTCAAAGGGGGATTCCGCCGGACACGCAGAGACACAgagcagctcgtcagctcacccgtccgAAGTATCCCGCCAGCCGGtccgtctcaagcagctcgtcagctcacccgtctcaagcagctcgtcagctctcCCGTCCGAAGCAGCTCGTCAGCCGGCCCGTatcaagcagctcgtcagctcacccgtctcaagcagctcgtcagctctcCCCTCCGAAGTATCCCGCCAGCCGGTCCGTCTCAaacagctcgtcagctcacccgtctcaagcagctcgtcagctcacccgtccgAAGTATCCCGCCAGCCGGtccgtctcaagcagctcgtcagctcacccgtctcaagcagatcgtcagctcacccgtctcaagcagctcgtcagctctcCCCTCCGAAGTATCCCGCCAGCCGGtccgtctcaagcagctcgtcagctcacccgtctcaATCAGCTCGTCAGCTCTCCCCTCCGAAGTATCCCGCCAGCCGGTCCGTCTCAaacagctcgtcagctcacccgtccgAAGTATCCCGCCAGCCGGTtcgtctcaagcagctcgtcagctcacccgtctcaagcagctcgtcagctcacccgtctcaagcagctcgtcagctcacccgtctcaagcagctcgtcagctcacccgtatcaagcagctcgtcagctcacccgtccaAAGTACCTCGTCTGCCCATCCATCTTGAGTAACTCGTTTACTCGTCCGTCCGAAGTGTCTCTCCGACCTGCCCGCCCAAAATAA
- a CDS encoding uncharacterized protein (unknown protein; BEST Arabidopsis thaliana protein match is: unknown protein (TAIR:AT1G25097.1); Has 12 Blast hits to 12 proteins in 1 species: Archae - 0; Bacteria - 0; Metazoa - 0; Fungi - 0; Plants - 12; Viruses - 0; Other Eukaryotes - 0 (source: NCBI BLink).): MAAPVVVAPAINLQHMDLPEGNEDVAAVLQTSTQRWLNAAEWSILYNNHNLFPESNSFTIPIEVEGLYRVDNRFNQDSNTWRNTSAPSTCKNAINFYNVRIATGLYRFDDDGDIVMDAEVQGGWVLCRKTVRNRGHCGTRLSHLYKPVFDRQFKMLKIHMMEDMIKDGEEKSLDTFVISRQLTTFTDLTGWAFGSSVIVEFKVRLEHLRGKSIPIA, encoded by the exons ATGGCGGCTCCCGTAGTGGTCGCTCCTGCGATAAATCTTCAGCATATGGACCTACCTGAAGGAAATGAAG ATGTAGCAGCTGTGCTTCAAACATCAACACAGCGCTGGCTCAACGCTGCTGAGTGGAGCATTCTTTATAACAACCACAACCTATTCCCAGAATCAAACTCATTTACCATACCTATTGAAGTAGAGGGACTTTACAGAGTTGACAACCGCTTTAATCAAGACAGCAATACGTGGAGAAACACAAGTGCTCCCTCCACTTGCAAAAATGCTATCAACTTCTACAATGTTAGGATCGCCACTGGCTTGTACaggtttgatgatgatggggaCATTGTGATGGACGCTGAAGTTCAAGGAGGGTGGGTCCTTTGCAGAAAAACCGTGAGGAACAGAG GCCATTGTGGTACACGTTTGAGTCATCTCTACAAGCCTGTCTTCGATCGTCAATTCAAGATGCTGAAGATTCATATGATGGAAGATATGATTAAAGATGGTGAAGAGAAGAGTCTTGACACTTTCGTGATATCCAGGCAACTTACCACTTTCACTGATCTCACG gGCTGGGCATTTGGCTCATCCGTGATAGTTGAATTTAAAGTGAGACTTGAGCACTTAAGAGGAAAATCAATTCCTATAGCGTAA